The Prunus dulcis chromosome 3, ALMONDv2, whole genome shotgun sequence genome segment AGTGAGCTACTGAGGGAGCTTGCACTACAACATGTTGCCGATGTAAGAATTGGTAGTGAATCTAACCGCGGCATATCAGGCGGTGAAAAACGCAGAGTCTCCATTGGAGTGGACCTAGTACATGATCCGGCTGTTCTTTTGCTGGATGAGCCTACATCAGGATTGGATTCGTCGTCAGCACTTGATGTAGCCTTGTTGCTTAAAACTATGGCTTCAACACAAGGTAAGACAATTGTTTTAACCATCCACCAACCTGGATTTCGAATTCTTGAACTAATAGATCAAATTCTATTACTATCAAATGGAACTGTGATTCACAATGGACCCCTGCATATGCTAGAGCAACGGCTTAGATATGCAGGTCATTCCATTCCTCTGCAAGTTAATGTGCTTGAGTTTGCTATTGAAGTTATGGAAGACTTGATCATACATgttgaagaaagtgaaatAGAATATGGTGAAATAGAAGGAGAATTTAAGCATGTTAGACCAAATTCAATCATAGCTAACGTTCATGAAGACAAAGTCCTCTATGCCAATCCTCTGTTCAAGGAGGTTTTCATACTGGGCCATAGATTCTCCAACATCATTTGTAGAACCAAACAGCTTTTTGCTGCGAGAATAATGCAGGCTTTAGTTGCAGGATTTGTGCTGGGTACTATTTTTATGAATGCTGCTAATGACCCAAGAAGAGCTAAATTACAAACACAAATTGGGTTTTTTGCCTTCAGCCTCACCTTCTTGATGTCTTCCGCAACTGAAGGACTACCAATTTACCTGCAAGAGAGGAGAATATTGATGAGGGAAACCTCAAGAGGTGCTTATAGAATCTCTTCTTATGTCATATCAAACACTCTAGTATTCCTTCCTTTCCTATTAGGTGTGGCTCTTCTCTATGCTACCCCAGTCTACTGGTTAGTT includes the following:
- the LOC117622780 gene encoding ABC transporter G family member 10-like encodes the protein MELLTKAQNTMTGKKTQYRIKTKKLCYRLSSTVDQFKWLFKREVTPKAYILKNVNFEARPGEITAIAGASGAGKTTLLEIVAGMIPLSSTAGQVIVNDQPMNAQHFRRVSGYVTQEEALFPLLTVEETLLYSARLRFHGVHQKATARVSELLRELALQHVADVRIGSESNRGISGGEKRRVSIGVDLVHDPAVLLLDEPTSGLDSSSALDVALLLKTMASTQGKTIVLTIHQPGFRILELIDQILLLSNGTVIHNGPLHMLEQRLRYAGHSIPLQVNVLEFAIEVMEDLIIHVEESEIEYGEIEGEFKHVRPNSIIANVHEDKVLYANPLFKEVFILGHRFSNIICRTKQLFAARIMQALVAGFVLGTIFMNAANDPRRAKLQTQIGFFAFSLTFLMSSATEGLPIYLQERRILMRETSRGAYRISSYVISNTLVFLPFLLGVALLYATPVYWLVGLRREIDGFLYFSLVVWMVILMSNSLVACFSALVPNFIMGTSLVAGLMGSFFLFSGFFIPKEDIPSYWTFMHYLSLFKYPLECFLINEYGGEQGRRRCLQSVGGDCILYGDWFLMQQGLKPSQKWINLGIMLGFIIGYRWLGFLILWYRSYRISK